In the Desulfobacterales bacterium genome, TCATTTTGTCTATGAGCGCATGCAGATCGCCTAATTCGAAATTGGTTTCGCGCGTTTTGACCAGGTCCAGCAGTTCGGTTATCAGGTTGTTGACGCGGCGGGTCTCTTCGGACGCTATTTCATAAAATCCTTTTCTGAATTCTTCATCATCGTATTTCTTGGGAAGCATCTGGATGAAGGTGCCGATGGCCGTCATGGGGTTTTTTATTTCGTGGGCCAGCCGGGCTGCCAGGTTTCCCAGAAAAGAGAATTTTTCCGCCCGGCTCAGCAGGGCCTGGGAGCGCTTGAGCTCTTCCATTTGATTCTGCAACCGGCTATACAGCCTGGCATTTTCAATGGCGATGGCTATCTGGGAAGCGAAAATTTTCATGGTCTCGCGGGTCTCTTCGGGGATGCCGGTTGCATCAACCGCGTCCGTCGCGATGACGCCAATTACCTTAGACCGGGTAATCAGCGGCACCACAAAGGCGGAGGTCGGTTTGCCGTGCGCGATGATGATATTTTCTTTTCGCAGGCTGGAGTTTTCAACATCATGGACATACTCGGGCTGTCCGGTTCGTGCCACCCGGACCACGATGTTGCTGACCCGGGTCAGGGGCACCTTGTAGCCGCGCAGGACTTCGCGTACGTCATCGCCGAAGCCCACGCCATGAATATATTCGAGATAATTGCCCTCTTCATCCACCAGCATGACAATGGCCCGGTTGATGCGGCAGACATTATAAATGATGTTCATAATGTCGCTCAGGAGCTCTTTGATATCCAGAACGGACAAAATGGCCCTGCCGGTTTCCTGAATGGCCAGCAGCTGTTTTATTTTCTGGTTCAGCTCCTTGTTGAGGCGATTGACCTCTTCATACTTCAGTTCAATAGTCCGCTTGTCCTGCTCCATTTCCCTGATGGCGTCTTTCAAGACAGTCCGGGAAGTAAAAAATCTTGAATAAATTTCCAGCAGTCGATTTCTCTGGGGCCACTTGAGATTATATTCACAATAGGGGGCGCCTTCAAAATAACAACAATTTTCTTCCAACCGCAGGGGCACCCCGTCCCAGATAAGCGGCATAAACGTGTAAGCGCCCTGGTTGTAGAGGCAGATCGGTTTGGTGACCTGCATGTGCGGGGCCCAATGCAGGCGGATAACGGCTTCATTTTTTTGAGCTTGGACCAGTTCGACCTTTTTGCTCCGGTTCCATTTGTCATTGATTTTCTGGATATGTTTCAACCCGGTCTGATAGGACCAGAATCCTTTGATGAATATCCGCAAGACATAGCCCAGGGAGGCCGTTTCCACCGCGTGTCTGGCAATCCTGTAAGGGGACATGGGGTCATTCAGGTGGGTGATGGCCCGCTGGAACAGTTTGGAGATAACCTTGCAGGAAATCCAGTTGTTGGGGTCTTTTAAGAACCCCTCCGGGTCGGGCAGACAGTCGATTTCCGGATGCAGGTCGTTTAAAAGCAAGGAAATGTCGCCGTCATTGTGCTTTTTAAAATAATCCAGAATGACCCATGAATTTATGCAGCTGGTTTCTTTTTCCATATCGGTGGATAGCCCGAAAATATCTGTCAGGCAGCCTCGCTAAAGGAAGGCTCCAGCAGCGGGGCCGATGACGGTAGCGGGGTTGCAACAGTGAAGGCCGGAACCGTTTCGATGGCCGGGTATTTTTTCCATTGATACCATTCTTCCGGGTGAATGTATATATATCGTTCCAAAAACTTTAAAAGAACTTCAGCCATGGGCGTGTGAGCGGACCGCTTAAATTGCCGGGACATGCTTTCCCAGGAAGTTGCCATGAATTTGTAACGGTGATTATCGCTGCGGTGCATGACTCCGAAAACCACCGGCGCCGCCGCCCGTTTTGACAGCACATTGAGGGTCTTATCCAGGAACGTCTGCTTGCCCAGGAAATATATTTTGTCCTGGCGGGAAGGCCGCCACTCGTCAATTTCATCACACTGGGTGATGACAATCCGGTTTCTCTTGAGGCTGTCAATGATCGCCTTCATCATGTTGGGGGTTTGGTCCGAATCAATGATTTCTATCCCGAATTTGGCGGCCTGATCCAGCGACATGGATCGCAGTTTTTCGGAGGTGAATCTGACGACCATGCTGACCGGATAATTTTGAAACCCCAGATAAAGGGGCATATATTCGACACCGCCGAAGTGTCCGGTGACCAGCAGGACGCCCTTGCCGCCGGCAAGGGCCTGGTCCAATGCTTCTTTGCCTTCGAGCTCCACATGGGTCTCGAAAAAAGACCGCAGTGTTTCCGCCGGAGAAAAGGCGTTAATGATTTTTTCATAATAATGGGCAAAGATCCCCCGGTAAACCGCTTTTTTGAGGAATTTAATATCGGTCGGGTTTTTATGATTTTCAAAAACAGACTGAATCGACACAGCGATTTTATGTTTTTCTTTTCTTTTGATAAGAAAATAAATCTTTACCAGCAGGAAAACATAGACATAAGTAAATGACCACCCCAGTTTTTGCATCAGATAAAAATTAAACCGCATCTGCAAAAAAGAACTTAAATTGAAACGCATGCGCCACCTCCTGATTAATCAAAATGTGATCTTACAACCTTCTGTTACTCTCAATTTGTGTGCCAGAAATCAATTTTTTTGAAAAAAGTTTCATTATTTTCGATAAATCTCAAAAAAATAGGAGATTAGTTCTAAACTTACATGATTTTAAAGCTTTCAGACGGAAACGGTTCTGTTGCCTGCCGCTTTAGATACCGATCCGGAAGGACGATTAAGCTAAGGATTGGCGCCATCTGTAGGGATGTGCACAAAAATATGTGCATGAATGCACAGTTTTTTGTGCACGGTCATCCGTGTCATGCCATTGACATCTTGACCCGATGCGCAAGATATGGCAGTTTGAGAACCATTACAGGTGCTTTTTCCAAGCGGTTGGCCATCTTGAAAGCGGTCATAAGGAATTGTGGATATTATGGATACGATTTTGGTTGTTGATGATGAGCGTGGTGTAAGAGAATCCTTTAACATTGTATTAAAGGACCACTATCAGGTGTTGATGGCCCAGACAGGGAAAGAAGCCATCGATATTTTTTCAAAAAACTATGTAGACCTGGTCCTGCTGGATATCCGTTTGCCCGATGTGGGCGGTGTGGATCTGTTGCGTAAGCTCAAAGAGATGGACCCCGGCGTGGAAATTATCATGGTAACTGCGGTAAAATCTATTCAAACCGCCGTACAGGCGATTAAATCCGGCGCTTATGAATATGTGATCAAGCCCTTTGACGTGGAAGAGGTTCTGACGGTTATCAACCGGGCGCTGGAAAAAAGACGACTGGTTAAAGAAGTTACCTATCTCAGGGATGAGCTGAAACGGGTTCAGCCTTTTGAAAAAATGGTGGGAAACGATAAAAAAATGAGCGCGGTTTTTGAGTTGATTACCACCATATCCCGCGGCGACGGTACGGTTTTGATTCAGGGGGAGAGCGGGACCGGCAAAGAGCTGGTGGCCCGGGCGATTCACAACCGCGGTCCGCGGAAAAATCAGCCGTTTGTGGTCATCAACTGTGCCGCCATACCGGTATCGCTGATGGAGCGTGAACTTTTCGGCCATATCCGGGGCGCCTTTACCGGGGCCGTTGATTCGCGCTTGGGCAAACTGGAGATCGCCAACAATGGAACGGTTTTTCTGGATGATATCGATTCCCTCGATATCGGTATGCAGGCCAACCTTCTCCGGGTTATACAGGAAAAAGAATTTGAGCGCCTGGGCAGCACGAAGGTCATCAAGGTCGATATCAGATTTGTGGCGGCTTCCAATAGAGACATCCATAAGCTGATTGAAAAAGGAGAATTCAGGGAGGACCTCTTCTACCGGCTCAATGTTTTTCCCATCGAATTGCCCCCCTTAAGAGAACGTCGCAGCGACATCCCCCTGCTGCTTGATCATTTTCTGAAACTGCAGTCCCAGCATACCGGTAGACCTGAAAAGAAGTTTTCTGAAGAGGCCTTGCAATCCCTGGTAAAATATGATTGGCCCGGAAATGTGCGGGAACTCCAAAATCTGGTTGAGCGGCTGGCGACCATTACACCGGAGCCGGTAATCCGGCTGAGGGATATTTCCGTCATCAACATCTCAAAAAGAGGGGTCGGGAATATGAACCTGAAGGATGCCGTAACAGCGTTTGAAAAACAATATATAACTGAATTCATAGATTTTTATGAAGGCAATCGAAAAGTTGTCGCCGACAAGCTCGGTGTCCATCGCAATACGCTTTTAACCAAATTAAAAGAATTTGAAATAAAATAAACGGCGCTATCACGCCCGATTTTCCCCCTGTCAACCATCCTTCCGCCATTGCCGGCATCCCTGATACCTGTTGCTTTCACAGAACGTATCATCAGTGAATGGTATTCCAATAACGTCAAACCCTTCCGGAACAAACAAAACCGGACCCTCCGGGCAAAGATTTAAACCCCAGACGGCGGTGTGCACATAAAACTGTGCATCAAAGTTGGCGCTCGAACCGAAAAAAGATGCATTTTGCGGCAAAACAGTTACCCAAGGAATCTGTCCGATAACCTATAATTCCTCTCTCCCGCCAAGGCGGGACGGGGAGAGGTTAGGTGAGGGGTAAATAAATTCAGTTAGTTACACCCTCACCCCGACCCTCTCCCAAGATGAGAGAGGGAGTTGTCGGACGGGCTCCAAGAGGGATATTGCGGTGGCATGAATATTGCTATGGATAATCTGGACAGAACTGTCTGGATGGGTTGGTTGAATCGACCATCCCGGTTTCGTACCTCGGTATCAGGTTGAAGCCACACAGAGATATCAATTGATTTTGAAAAAGAAACATTTTGCATAGGGTTTTTGCAAGTGTGCACCTATGAAAGGATACTTATAAACAAGATGACGTCGTTAGACCGAATGGATTATCAGAAGCAGATGGAAGTGCTTAAGCGGGAGATCCGCAGCCTCAATGCCAAAATTATCAGCCAGCAGAAGCTGGAGGAGCAACTGCTGCTGGCAGATAAAATGAAAGCGCTGGCCTCCCTTGCCGGGGGTATTGCCCATGATTTTAACAATATCCTGCAAGCCATCCTCGGGTATACCCAGCTGGCTATGTTGAACAAGACGGAATTGGACCCGGATTACAAGACCTTTACTGAAATCGAGGAGATAATCAAAAAAGGGAGTGAACTGACCGGTCAATTCCTGGCGATCGGACGGAAAATTCGCCCTCAATTGATACCGCTGGACTTGAATGAAAGCATTGAAGGAACCCGGAAGCTGCTGGGCCGCACGTTTCCGAAAATGATTGAAATCAGACTGCAACTGGCTGAAGACCTCTACCGGATAAAAGCGGATAAAGGCCAGATCGAACAGATTCTGATCAATTTATGCATCAATGCCCGGGACGCGATGGTCAATCAGGGCATACTGGAGATCACCACGGAAAATGTCGCCGATTCCGGCCGTTTAACGGTTTTAAAGGGGGCTGCCGCCGCCGGATATATTTGTCTGACGGTTTCAGATACCGGCTGCGGCATTTCTCCGGAAATAAAGGAGCGAATTTTTGAGTCCTACTTTACAGCCAAGTCCACAGGAAACGGGACCGGTCTGGGGCTGTCGATGGTCCGAGCCATTGTTAAAAACCATGGCGGCACAATTGAATGTACCAGTGAAATGGGTGTCGGTACCGAATTCAAGGTCTTTTTCCCGGCATTAGCGCAGGAAGTGGTCTCCCCAAACAAAACGGTTCAGCCCCAAAGGGGCGGAAAGAACAGCAGGGGTAAAGAAACGATCTTGATGGTGGATGACGAGATTGAAATTTTAAATATCGGCGAGGCCGTACTGCGGAAATACGGCTATCAGGTTATAACGGCCCAAAGCGGTGAGGACGCATTAAACCTCTATTCATATAAAACCGTCGATTCCGTTATTCTGGATGTGGGAATGCCGGGAATGGGCGGCATCACCTGCCTAAAGGAATTGCTTGCTAAAAACAAATCCGCCAAGATCCTCATCAGCAGCGGGTATGTTTCCGATGATCATGTGAAAGAAGCCTTGAAAGTGGGGGCCAAAGCTTTTTTGTCAAAACCGTACCGCATCGACAACCTGCTGGAAACAGTACGCCGGGTGCTGGATGAATAAGTTGTCCCAGAATAGAAAACTTGGTCCTAAGCGCCAAGTCTGATTTAGCCGGCTTTTCCTTGTATTTTTGTGTTTAAAAATCCAAATTCCAATAAAGCAAACCACCGCTGGGATAACCCCACCAGTTACATAAGACCCCGGAATTTAATTATATTTCATGTCAGCATCAGTCGGAAAGTACGGGTGCTGTATCGATCGATACCCTCCGCCCGGGGCGGAAAGCTTCGTTCGGCAACCGTAATGCGTCCCGTTCTGTTGACGATGAGGGCCGCAGCCGAGCGGGTGCCGTAGATCCGGCTGGTGATAAAAACCGGCGAAAGCAGCCGCTCCCAAGCCGAACCGACGCCGGTATCCGGAAGGAGTTGTCCCGGCGGAAAAGACCGGTCTGAGAGAATGTCGAAGATATCTTCCGGTGAAACCCTTTTCTTCGTTTTTATGAGATTCTCCAGAGAATCCTTGCCTTTCTGCACTTTCGGCCAGGGGGTGTCCAGCAGGTGATTGCTTAACCCATAAAGGCCGGATTCCAGTTGCCGGATTTCATCGTTGCGGTTTGAATGGTAAAACAAGCCGGAACGGTCGCCCAGCAGCAAGCTGAAAGGGTTATATTTATGGGCGTTCTTGCGGATACGTTCCAGATAAACCGGCGGCGAATCCGTCCCTTCTAAAAAATTTCTCACAAGCAACCCCCGCGAGGGCGCATCTCCCCTTATTGCCGACGGATCCCTGAAGTTGGTGAGGGCGGCGATGCGGCCCTGGCAGGTGATCCCCAGCCAGGTGCCGCCCCCCCGGATATCACGGCCGGCCAGGACATGCGGCGCTTCGCGCCAGAAAGCCAGCGGTCCCGTCGGCCGGTCATAATATTCATCACGGTTTGCCGCCACTATCAACGAATTATCGGCATGCATGTCATAAGACAAAAGAATCAGGCACACGGGAACTCCATTGACCGGTCGCGTGAAAGTATGTTAGAAAAACTTTTTAGAATTTGATCCCTAATATTGTCCGATCTGCGACTCTTTTTCAAACCTTTTTTCGGAAAAAAACAGACTGCTTGAATTTATAAATAATATCGTACAGGAGGATCTAAAATGAAAGACGTGGTAATTGTCAGCGGCGCAAGGACGGCGATCGGCAATTTTGGGGGCGGCCTTAAAGACGTTCCGGTGGTTCAACTCGGTGCCACCGCCATCAAAGCGGTATTGCAACGCGCCGGCCTCAGACCGGTTCCAGGGGGGGATACAATGCTTGCAACCTGTCCGGACAAACTAAAAGGCCAGGGCTTGGTTGAACCCGAGAAAAAAGGGTATGTCTGGGACGATGCAGCGGCGCCCATCACCATCGATGAGGTGATCATGGGAAACGTGCTGCAGGCGGCCCAGGGGCAGAACCCGGCCCGGCAGGCGATGATAACTGCCGGGGTTCCCAAGGAAACTCCCGCCTTTAGCATCAATAAGGTGTGCGGATCCGGACTGAAGGCGATTGCCCTGGGGGCCACCGCGATCATGGCGGGACAGGCCGATGTTATCCTGGCAGGCGGGCAGGAAAGTATGAGTTCGGTCCCGCTGGCCCTGCCCAAGGCGCGCTGGGGCCATCGCATGGAGCTGACCGGTATCGGTGAAGTATACGATCTGATGGTTTTTGACGGATTGTATGAAATTTTTTATGGTTACCACATGGGCGTAACCGCAGAAAATATCGCTCAAATGTATGGGATCAGCAGAGCGGAACAGGATGAGCTGGGGGTATTAAGTCATACCCGGGCCCGCAAGGCGATAACAGATGGAATCTTTGCCGGCGAGATCGAACCGGTCAAGATAAAGACCCGTCAGGGAGAAATCGCCTTTGATAGTGACGAGCGGCCCATGGATACGAACATGGAAAAGATGGCGAAGCTCAGACCGGCTTTTAAAAAAGACGGCACAGTGACCGCCGGCAATGCGTCCGGCATCAATGACGCCGCTGCTGCCGTCTTGCTGATGAGTGCGGCAAAAGCCAAGGAGATGAATCTGGAACCCATCGTCAAGATCAAGGCGTTTGCTTCCGGCGGCCTGGACCCGGCCTATATGGGACTGGGGCCGGTTCCGGCCATCCGAAAAGTGTTAAAATCAACCGGCATGACCATCGCAGATATTGATTTAATTGAATTAAATGAAGCTTTTGCTTCCCAGGCAATCGGTTGTATGCGTGAACTCGGCATAGAGACCGACCGCCCCAATGAACTCGGCAGCGGCATCTCCCTGGGGCATCCGATCGGATGCACCGGTGCGCGCCAGATGGTAACGGGAATGTATCAGATGCAGCGCAAGGGGTACGCCACGGGTCTGGTCAGCATGTGCATCGGCGGTGGGATGGGCATGGCCATGATCGTTGAACGATAGGTTCTATATTCGCAATTACCGTGACGTTTTTTTTCTTTACTTGATGGGCAGGAATTGCTATTTGTCAAAAGAAATTAGAGGGTTTATTTGCCTTCCGTGAACTTGAACAGCAGCAGGCATTTTTAAAGATCTTGAGACGGGAGATTTGAGTATGAACATGAGTCGGAAGTTAGGGATACTGGTTTTCTGCGGGGTTCCCGCTATTGTCGGGGGCGGGACCGTATATGCGGTTTTTGGCAGCTATATCGCCGTGTTGATATACGAAATTCTTCTGTTGTTTGTGGCCGGCGGATTTGTGAGCAGATGATCATCCCCGCCGGCTCGGTGATGTGATACCTGTCCGGACTGCAGTCTATGCCGGCCTTTTTATGACCGGGCGGGCGATGGCTGCATTTGAAAACATCTTATGACCCAGGCGCTGAACAATGGGCCGCTGTGATTCCAGATGCGATCAGCGGCCCATTGTTTCAGAACGGAATGGCCGGACGTTTGGAGGTTTAATGGATGAAAAGTCCTCCCGGGATTTGATCCTGTGGTTTTTTTTGGTGCTTTTTCTGATGTCCATCCTCATGATGGGGTGGCTGTTGCGTCCGTTTATTTCCATCATCATTCTGGCCTTTGTGGTGACGGGGGTATTCAATTCCATCTATGTCGCATTCGCTGCCAAGCTCAAACCCCAGCCGGCATCCCTATTGACCTGTGTGCTTATCTTTATACTCCTGTTCTTGCCGGTTGTTCTGTTTGTGGGCATCTTGTCAAAAGAAGCCTATGACTTGTATCTCTTGGGAAAAGGCGCTCTGATCAATGAACGGGTCAAAAGCCTGCTGGCAGATAGCAGCATCCTCGATCGGGCCAATGTGCTTCTGGCAAATTTTGATTTTCAGATCACCGGCGACCATCTGTACCGGATACTGTCGGAAATCAGTAAAACCGTCGGCATGTTCTTTTACAAGCAGGCCAGTGCCGTTGCCACGAATGTGTTTGCGTTTATCGTCAATTTCTTTTTCATGCTGCTGATCACTTATTTCCTGCTGATTGACGGCCATAAGGCCATCTCCTTTATCACCAACCTTTCCCCGCTGCCCAGGGAACAGGACGAAAAGTTGATTCGCAAATTCAAGGACATTGCCGGTGCAATTCTGGTGGGCAACGGTCTGGGCGGATTGATTCAGGGGGTGTCGGGAGGGTTTGTTTTCGCGATGTTCGGATTGGATTCTCCTTTTTTGTGGGGGGTGGTCATGGCGCTGCTGGCCTTTTTGCCCATCGTCGGCATCGGGGTGGTGTTTATCCCGGCGGCGGTGTATCTGTTCTTAGCGGGAAGGATTGCGGCCGGTGTGTTTTTTATCGTTTTTTATATTATTCTGTCCGGGGTGGTCGAATATATTTTAAAACCAAAACTGGTGGGGACGCGGGTGAAAATGCATACCCTGCTGGTTTTTATTTCCATCATGGGCGGATTGAAGCTGTTCGGCATTCTGGGCATTATCTACGGCCCTTTGGTAGTGACTGCGTTTTTGACATTGACGGATATTTACCATACCAGCTATCAAAAGCTGGTTACACCCATAAAAAACTGAACCTTCCACAGAAGCACAGATTAAAGGTAGTGATATGATGCAAGCTGAGAATTTGTCTGAAATAAGTATCGACAGCGAGATGAAAAAATCTTATCTCGATTATGCCATGAGCGTCATCATCGGCAGGGCCTTGCCGGATGTCCGCGACGGCTTGAAACCGGTTCACCGGCGGATTTTATTCGCCATGCGGGAACTTAAAAACGACTGGAACAAACCGTATAAGAAATCCGCCCGAATCGTTGGGGATGTCATCGGTAAATATCATCCCCACGGCGATACAGCGGTTTATGACACCATTGTTCGAATGGCTCAGGATTTTTCGATGCGCTACCCGCTGGTGGACGGGCAGGGCAACTTCGGGTCCGTTGACGGCGATCCGGCCGCGGCCATGCGGTATACCGAGATTCGGATGATGGCCCTGTCTCATCAAATGCTGGAAGACCTGGACAAGGAAACCGTCGATTTTGTACCCAACTATGATGAATCCCTTTCAGAGCCGGCCGTATTGCCGGCCAAAATTCCGGCGCTGTTGATCAATGGATCATCCGGCATTGCCGTGGGCATGGCCACCAATATTCCGCCGCACAATCTCGCTGAAGTTGTCGATGCCATCAGCGCGCTGATTGATGACCCGGCGCTTTCCAGCAAAGAACTGATGGGCTATGTTTTAGGACCGGATTTTCCCACTTCCGGAATCATTTACGGGACCCGGGGGATTCACGAGGCCTATCAAACCGGGCGCGGGATTATCCGGGTACGGGCCCGCATCATCGTTGAAAAGGATAAACGCACCGAGCGCGAAACCATCGTCGTCACCCAGCTTCCCTATCAGGTCAATAAAGCCAGGCTGATCGAGAAGATTGCCGATTTGATTAAAAACAAACAGATTGAGGGATTTCAGTTTGTTCGGGACGAGTCCGACCGCGAAGGGATGCGGATTGCGCTGGGGCTTAAAAAAGACCAGATGTCGGCTGTGATCGTGAACCAGCTTTACAAGCACACCCAGATGGAGACCAGTTTCGGCATTATATTCCTGGCGGTGGTCAATAACCAGCCTCAGGTGCTGAACCTGAAGGAGATGCTGGAGCATTTCATCCTGCACCGCAAGGAAATCATCATCCGGCGGACCCGATTTGATCTGCGCAAGGCCGAAGAGCGCGCCCATATCCTCGAAGGACTCAAGATCGCCCTGGACAACCTGGATGCCGTGGTCGCCCTAATACGGGCGTCGCAATCGCCGGCGGACGCCAAAAAAGGGCTGATGGAGACGTTCAGTCTTTCGGTCATCCAGGCCCAGGCGATTCTGGACATGCGTCTGCAGCGGTTGACCGGCCTTGAACAGGAAAAAATACTGGAAGAGTATAAAAACGTGATCCAGGATATCGCCCGGTACCGGGAGATACTGGGCAATGAACGGCTGGTGTTAAACCTGATAAAGGAAGAACTCGCCGGGATAAAAAATGAATACGGGGATAAGCGGCGGACCGAAATTGTTGAGGAAACCCGGGAAATTACCATCGAGGATATGATCGTTGAAGAAGACATGGCGGTGACCATCTCCCAGAGCGGTTACATCAAGCGCAATCCGGTTTCGCTCTACCACAGCCAGCATCGCGGCGGCAAGGGCAAGACCGCCATGGTGCCCAAGGACGAGGATATCGTCCGGCATCTCTTCGTGGCCTCCACCCACCATACCTTTCTTTTTTTCACGAATCAGGGACGGGTCTACTGGTGCAAGGTGTACGACATTCCCCAGGCCGGGCGTCAGAGCCGCGGCAAGGCGATTATCAATCTGCTGAATTTTGTGGAGGGTGAAAAGCTGTCGACGGTCCTGGCTGTTCCGGCGTTTGAGACCGGTTATCATGTGATCATGGCAACCCGCCAGGGAATGATCAAAAAAACGGATCTGATGGACTACAGCCGCCCGCGTTCCGGCGGCATCATCGCCATGGGGCTGAAAAGCGGTGACGAGCTGATCTCCGTCCGGATCACCGACGGCACCCGCAATGTTTTTCTGTGTTCCGCCCTGGGAAAGTCGATCCGGTTTCATGAGTCGGATGTTCGTCCCACCGGCCGTGTTGCCATGGGTGTCCGTGGGATGCGGCTTTTGAAGGGCGATCGCATCGTGGGGATGGAAGTGCTGAGCCATGGCCAGACCGTGTTCGCCGCCACTGAACACGGATTCGGCAAGCGGACCTCGATTGACGAATATCCTGTTCAAAAACGGGGGGGGATGGGGGTTATCACCATCAAAACCAGCGAGCGCAACGGGCTTGTCGTGGCGCTTTTACTGGTTAATGAAAACGATGATCTGATGCTGATGAACGACAGCGGCAAAATCATCCGTATACCGGTGAGCGGTATCTCAGTGATCAGCCGCAACACCCAGGGCGTCAAACTGATCGATATTGAATCGGACGAAAAGGTGGCCGGGGCGGTGGTTGTGGCTGAAAAAGAAATTTAGAAGCTGATAC is a window encoding:
- a CDS encoding acetyl-CoA C-acetyltransferase, producing MKDVVIVSGARTAIGNFGGGLKDVPVVQLGATAIKAVLQRAGLRPVPGGDTMLATCPDKLKGQGLVEPEKKGYVWDDAAAPITIDEVIMGNVLQAAQGQNPARQAMITAGVPKETPAFSINKVCGSGLKAIALGATAIMAGQADVILAGGQESMSSVPLALPKARWGHRMELTGIGEVYDLMVFDGLYEIFYGYHMGVTAENIAQMYGISRAEQDELGVLSHTRARKAITDGIFAGEIEPVKIKTRQGEIAFDSDERPMDTNMEKMAKLRPAFKKDGTVTAGNASGINDAAAAVLLMSAAKAKEMNLEPIVKIKAFASGGLDPAYMGLGPVPAIRKVLKSTGMTIADIDLIELNEAFASQAIGCMRELGIETDRPNELGSGISLGHPIGCTGARQMVTGMYQMQRKGYATGLVSMCIGGGMGMAMIVER
- a CDS encoding response regulator, whose translation is MTSLDRMDYQKQMEVLKREIRSLNAKIISQQKLEEQLLLADKMKALASLAGGIAHDFNNILQAILGYTQLAMLNKTELDPDYKTFTEIEEIIKKGSELTGQFLAIGRKIRPQLIPLDLNESIEGTRKLLGRTFPKMIEIRLQLAEDLYRIKADKGQIEQILINLCINARDAMVNQGILEITTENVADSGRLTVLKGAAAAGYICLTVSDTGCGISPEIKERIFESYFTAKSTGNGTGLGLSMVRAIVKNHGGTIECTSEMGVGTEFKVFFPALAQEVVSPNKTVQPQRGGKNSRGKETILMVDDEIEILNIGEAVLRKYGYQVITAQSGEDALNLYSYKTVDSVILDVGMPGMGGITCLKELLAKNKSAKILISSGYVSDDHVKEALKVGAKAFLSKPYRIDNLLETVRRVLDE
- a CDS encoding NRDE family protein, producing the protein MCLILLSYDMHADNSLIVAANRDEYYDRPTGPLAFWREAPHVLAGRDIRGGGTWLGITCQGRIAALTNFRDPSAIRGDAPSRGLLVRNFLEGTDSPPVYLERIRKNAHKYNPFSLLLGDRSGLFYHSNRNDEIRQLESGLYGLSNHLLDTPWPKVQKGKDSLENLIKTKKRVSPEDIFDILSDRSFPPGQLLPDTGVGSAWERLLSPVFITSRIYGTRSAAALIVNRTGRITVAERSFPPRAEGIDRYSTRTFRLMLT
- a CDS encoding ATP-binding protein, which gives rise to MEKETSCINSWVILDYFKKHNDGDISLLLNDLHPEIDCLPDPEGFLKDPNNWISCKVISKLFQRAITHLNDPMSPYRIARHAVETASLGYVLRIFIKGFWSYQTGLKHIQKINDKWNRSKKVELVQAQKNEAVIRLHWAPHMQVTKPICLYNQGAYTFMPLIWDGVPLRLEENCCYFEGAPYCEYNLKWPQRNRLLEIYSRFFTSRTVLKDAIREMEQDKRTIELKYEEVNRLNKELNQKIKQLLAIQETGRAILSVLDIKELLSDIMNIIYNVCRINRAIVMLVDEEGNYLEYIHGVGFGDDVREVLRGYKVPLTRVSNIVVRVARTGQPEYVHDVENSSLRKENIIIAHGKPTSAFVVPLITRSKVIGVIATDAVDATGIPEETRETMKIFASQIAIAIENARLYSRLQNQMEELKRSQALLSRAEKFSFLGNLAARLAHEIKNPMTAIGTFIQMLPKKYDDEEFRKGFYEIASEETRRVNNLITELLDLVKTRETNFELGDLHALIDKMILLVSPQSNSKKIQILRQFSPDIPPVWMDTEKMKETVLNILSNAIDFSYENGTIQIATRQFFTRRNSADIQIEITDNGPGIPAGVINEIFDPYFTTKHKSTIHSGTGLGLFIAHQNIVDHGGIIEVNSKPDEGAAFIMTLPLKPSSVDTASGKDA
- a CDS encoding sigma-54 dependent transcriptional regulator translates to MDTILVVDDERGVRESFNIVLKDHYQVLMAQTGKEAIDIFSKNYVDLVLLDIRLPDVGGVDLLRKLKEMDPGVEIIMVTAVKSIQTAVQAIKSGAYEYVIKPFDVEEVLTVINRALEKRRLVKEVTYLRDELKRVQPFEKMVGNDKKMSAVFELITTISRGDGTVLIQGESGTGKELVARAIHNRGPRKNQPFVVINCAAIPVSLMERELFGHIRGAFTGAVDSRLGKLEIANNGTVFLDDIDSLDIGMQANLLRVIQEKEFERLGSTKVIKVDIRFVAASNRDIHKLIEKGEFREDLFYRLNVFPIELPPLRERRSDIPLLLDHFLKLQSQHTGRPEKKFSEEALQSLVKYDWPGNVRELQNLVERLATITPEPVIRLRDISVINISKRGVGNMNLKDAVTAFEKQYITEFIDFYEGNRKVVADKLGVHRNTLLTKLKEFEIK
- a CDS encoding AI-2E family transporter; this encodes MDEKSSRDLILWFFLVLFLMSILMMGWLLRPFISIIILAFVVTGVFNSIYVAFAAKLKPQPASLLTCVLIFILLFLPVVLFVGILSKEAYDLYLLGKGALINERVKSLLADSSILDRANVLLANFDFQITGDHLYRILSEISKTVGMFFYKQASAVATNVFAFIVNFFFMLLITYFLLIDGHKAISFITNLSPLPREQDEKLIRKFKDIAGAILVGNGLGGLIQGVSGGFVFAMFGLDSPFLWGVVMALLAFLPIVGIGVVFIPAAVYLFLAGRIAAGVFFIVFYIILSGVVEYILKPKLVGTRVKMHTLLVFISIMGGLKLFGILGIIYGPLVVTAFLTLTDIYHTSYQKLVTPIKN
- a CDS encoding lysophospholipid acyltransferase family protein, giving the protein MRFNLSSFLQMRFNFYLMQKLGWSFTYVYVFLLVKIYFLIKRKEKHKIAVSIQSVFENHKNPTDIKFLKKAVYRGIFAHYYEKIINAFSPAETLRSFFETHVELEGKEALDQALAGGKGVLLVTGHFGGVEYMPLYLGFQNYPVSMVVRFTSEKLRSMSLDQAAKFGIEIIDSDQTPNMMKAIIDSLKRNRIVITQCDEIDEWRPSRQDKIYFLGKQTFLDKTLNVLSKRAAAPVVFGVMHRSDNHRYKFMATSWESMSRQFKRSAHTPMAEVLLKFLERYIYIHPEEWYQWKKYPAIETVPAFTVATPLPSSAPLLEPSFSEAA